In Rhodoferax koreense, a genomic segment contains:
- a CDS encoding FimV/HubP family polar landmark protein, with translation MAIALAFPAGDALALSLGRITVLSALGEPLRAEIEVPDISASEAETLRTEIAPVEAFRAAGLEYSPALNNVRVQLQRRPNGQSVLRVSSDTVVNDPFIDIILQATWSSGRTVRDYTILLDPPALRQPPPAVAVAPQVTAPTAPAVRTPPPVVAQRAPAPPAVAAPPPAVATPPATPPAPAPTPAPAPARPPVAAPRPAPASVPTPAPTPAPAPANSGPGSQQVTVKPGDTASRIAAANKPASVSLDQMLVAMLRSNPDAFIRGNVNRMKAGAVLDVPSAATAAATPPAEASQIITAQSRDFNAFRNRLASNVPTAQVAGADRRASGRVQSQVEDRRSSATAPDKLTLSKGALKNQEAEEKIAREKAARDAANRVAELSKNISDLAQLGVASSAASSAAPSSSPVPAPVPTAAASATSSTPAPGAPAAAPAASGPAAAPAAPTVVATPAPVPAVAPPASAAKASAAPAAPPALETSDSWMDSLRDNPLMPVAAAGLVALLAAFGVYRARQRKKAAELDSAFLESRQQPDSFFGASGGQHVDTSEDENGPASSMSYSPSQLDAAGDVDPVAEADVYLAYGRDLQAEEILKEALRNTPTRIAIHTKLLEIYAKRRDTTSFGPLAANAFELTEGQGPDWEHIAQLGRDIEPDNGLYRSAANAAGGHSGAGALAAATALGTIEAPLSEAMPTESAPLANPSTAPAPLPASASPAPAPTAEVAEAPVPPRSTPESLDLDLDLDLTRGSHLPERAIAAAGGAAAALAAQHASEASAEVAKPDSPDIDLDLDFDLETPADRAASSLTMPAALDLPGQATEDKAAADSDALDFDIDLGQLAEAEPPAAPTVAEAAAAPTAADTGLIEFDLGSLTLDLGDSTPGGAVAAEGASATEPDADDPLATKLALAEEFSSIGDEDGARALAEEVLEEATGSLRARAQRFLAELSS, from the coding sequence GTGGCCATCGCGCTGGCGTTTCCGGCTGGCGACGCCCTGGCGCTTTCGCTGGGCCGCATCACCGTCCTGTCCGCGCTCGGTGAGCCGTTGCGCGCCGAAATCGAGGTGCCCGACATCAGCGCCTCCGAGGCCGAAACGCTGCGCACCGAAATTGCGCCGGTCGAAGCCTTCCGCGCCGCGGGCCTGGAGTACAGCCCGGCATTGAACAATGTGCGCGTGCAGTTGCAACGCCGCCCGAACGGCCAGTCGGTGCTGCGCGTGAGCAGCGACACGGTCGTCAACGATCCGTTCATCGACATCATCCTGCAGGCCACTTGGTCTTCGGGCCGCACGGTGCGCGACTACACCATCCTGCTCGACCCACCGGCCTTGCGCCAGCCGCCGCCAGCCGTGGCCGTGGCACCGCAGGTGACGGCGCCCACGGCGCCGGCCGTGCGCACGCCGCCGCCCGTGGTGGCGCAACGTGCACCGGCACCGCCAGCCGTCGCGGCACCGCCACCGGCGGTCGCCACACCACCGGCCACGCCGCCAGCCCCCGCCCCCACGCCAGCGCCAGCGCCCGCTCGGCCGCCGGTGGCGGCACCGCGCCCCGCACCGGCCTCCGTGCCCACACCAGCCCCTACGCCGGCACCCGCGCCGGCGAATTCGGGCCCAGGGTCGCAACAGGTGACGGTCAAGCCCGGCGACACCGCCAGCCGCATCGCCGCCGCCAACAAGCCGGCCAGCGTGTCGCTCGACCAGATGCTGGTGGCGATGCTGCGCAGCAACCCCGACGCCTTCATCCGAGGCAACGTGAACCGCATGAAGGCCGGCGCCGTGCTCGACGTGCCGAGTGCGGCCACCGCCGCGGCCACGCCGCCAGCCGAGGCTTCGCAGATCATCACCGCGCAAAGCCGCGACTTCAACGCCTTCCGCAACCGCCTGGCCAGCAATGTGCCGACCGCCCAGGTGGCCGGTGCGGACCGGCGCGCCAGCGGCCGCGTGCAGTCCCAGGTCGAAGACCGGCGCAGCAGCGCCACCGCGCCCGACAAGCTCACCTTGTCCAAGGGCGCGCTGAAAAACCAGGAGGCCGAGGAAAAGATCGCGCGCGAAAAAGCCGCGCGCGACGCCGCCAACCGCGTAGCCGAACTGTCGAAGAACATCAGCGACCTGGCCCAACTCGGCGTTGCCAGCTCCGCTGCATCGAGCGCCGCACCGTCTTCCTCCCCTGTTCCCGCGCCGGTGCCGACCGCCGCCGCTTCGGCGACATCTTCCACGCCGGCGCCGGGCGCCCCTGCGGCGGCCCCTGCCGCTTCCGGGCCGGCCGCAGCGCCCGCCGCGCCCACGGTTGTCGCCACCCCGGCCCCTGTTCCTGCCGTTGCGCCACCCGCGTCCGCGGCCAAGGCCTCTGCCGCCCCAGCCGCCCCGCCGGCATTGGAGACGAGCGACAGCTGGATGGACAGCTTGCGCGACAACCCGCTGATGCCTGTGGCCGCAGCCGGTCTGGTGGCCTTGCTGGCCGCCTTCGGCGTCTACCGCGCGCGCCAGCGCAAGAAAGCGGCCGAGCTCGACAGCGCTTTCCTGGAGAGCCGGCAGCAGCCTGATTCGTTCTTCGGCGCCAGCGGCGGCCAGCACGTGGACACCAGCGAAGACGAGAACGGCCCGGCCTCCTCGATGTCCTACTCGCCGAGCCAGCTCGATGCCGCGGGCGACGTGGATCCGGTCGCCGAAGCCGACGTCTACCTGGCCTACGGCCGCGACCTGCAGGCCGAGGAAATCCTCAAGGAAGCGCTGCGCAACACACCGACCCGCATCGCCATCCACACCAAGCTGCTCGAGATCTACGCCAAGCGCCGCGACACGACCTCCTTCGGCCCGCTGGCAGCCAACGCCTTCGAACTGACCGAGGGCCAGGGCCCGGACTGGGAGCACATCGCCCAGCTCGGCCGTGACATCGAGCCCGACAACGGTCTGTACCGCAGCGCCGCCAACGCCGCCGGCGGTCACAGCGGCGCTGGCGCACTCGCTGCGGCCACGGCGCTGGGCACCATCGAGGCACCGCTGTCGGAAGCGATGCCTACCGAATCCGCACCGCTGGCGAATCCAAGCACGGCGCCCGCCCCCCTGCCCGCTTCGGCTTCGCCTGCACCGGCACCGACGGCCGAAGTCGCCGAAGCCCCGGTGCCGCCGCGCAGCACGCCGGAATCGCTCGACCTGGACCTCGACCTCGACCTGACCCGCGGCAGCCATCTGCCGGAACGCGCCATCGCCGCGGCCGGTGGTGCGGCAGCCGCGCTGGCTGCCCAACATGCTTCGGAAGCCAGCGCCGAAGTGGCAAAACCGGATTCGCCCGACATCGATCTCGACCTCGACTTCGATCTGGAAACCCCGGCCGACCGCGCCGCCAGTTCGCTGACCATGCCGGCCGCGCTCGATCTGCCGGGCCAGGCCACTGAAGACAAGGCCGCCGCCGACAGCGACGCCCTGGACTTCGACATCGACCTGGGCCAACTCGCCGAAGCCGAGCCTCCCGCAGCGCCAACGGTTGCCGAAGCCGCCGCCGCGCCCACTGCTGCCGATACCGGCCTCATCGAATTCGACCTGGGTTCGCTCACCCTCGACCTCGGCGATTCGACGCCCGGCGGCGCCGTGGCCGCCGAGGGCGCTTCCGCAACGGAACCCGACGCGGACGACCCGCTGGCCACCAAGCTCGCGCTGGCCGAGGAGTTCAGCTCCATCGGCGACGAGGACGGCGCCCGCGCCCTCGCCGAGGAAGTGCTCGAGGAAGCCACCGGCAGCCTGCGCGCGCGCGCCCAGCGCTTCCTCGCCGAGCTGTCTTCTTGA